Part of the Terriglobia bacterium genome, GAATACCTTCGCCAGCTTGGCTTGCCCGAGCAGGCCGACCCGATTGAAATTCTGTCCGTGGCTGGCGGGTACCGTGCAACCGACAGCTTCGAGGTTTTCCCAAGGATTGAACGTCGGCAGGACGGTGCGTTTTGCTGTCGCTTCTTTCTTCACGGATGGCGACACGTTAGCGACGACGCTCAGCGCCGATTGCGGATGCTGAAGCCAGGTGACAAGTTATACGTCGCAATCGAACTGACCAATCCGGTGACCCAGCTGGCAGTCCAAATCCAGACCGCCGATGATTACTACATGATTGGATGGGCTCCACGGTATCTGGTGCATGACTTGGTGAGCGCGATTGCCAAGGCGCCTGCGGAATACAAAGCAACAGTGGTTCGAGTTAATCCGCTCCCGGCACCTTCTAAACAGCGATTGCTGGTGGAATTGTCAGGCCATTGGCCGGGTTATGAGCCAATGACAACTGAGGACTTCAAACCGCTCGCAAACTGATCTTTGCCCGACTTTTCACCCCTTAATCACCCCCATCGGTTTCAATCGGGCGACGCGCCGGGAAAGCCCGGCGTTGTGCACCACGTTGATGACGGCATCCACGTCTTTGTAGGCCTCGGGGATTTCTTCCGAGATGCCGTCGCGCGTTTCGGAGCGCACAATCACGCCCTGCTCTTCCAGGCGCTGTTTAGCATTCGCGGCGTAGGAAGACTTTTTGGCGGCGGTGCGGCTCATCACGCGCCCTGCGCCGTGGCAGGTGGTGCCAAAAGTTTCTTCCAGCGAGCCTTTCGCGCCCACCAGAACGTAAGACGCCGTGCCCATCGAGCCCGGAATCAGCACCGGCTGCCCGATGTCCTTATAGGCCGCGGGAATTTCCGGCCGGCCCGTGGGAAACGCGCGCGTCGCTCCCTTGCGATGCACCAGCACGCGGCAGTCCCGCCCATTCACAGTGTGCCGTTCCAGCTTGGCGATGTTGTGGCAGACGTCGTACACCACGCGCAGATGTTCCTTCTGCCCAAAGATGCGCTTGAAGGCTTCGCGGGTGAAATGCGTGATGCCCTGGCGGTTGGCCCAGGCAAAATTGGCCGAGGCCCGCATCGCCCCAAGATACGCGTGGCCCTCGGGCGAGTTCGCGGGCACGCAGGCAAGCTGGCGGTCCGGCACTTCCAGCTTGTAGCGGCGCATGGCCGGGTCCATGTCGCGCAGATAGTCGGTGCAGACCTGGTGTCCGAAACCGCGCGAGCCGG contains:
- a CDS encoding RtcB family protein; the protein is MHFEKRQLEKLDRYRWLVPRGTKSGMLTDALIYADEHLLEGLLKDLSLEQAVNVAMLPGIVGRSLAMPDIHQGYGFPIGGVAATDPEEGGVVSPGGVGFDINCGVRLLASTLTVDEVRPKIRELVNQLFRDIPSGAGRKGSVQLSYQDLDRVLVEGAGWMVRNGYGEPADLEHCEENGAIDDADPAAVGDRPRQRGLAQVGTLGSGNHFLEVQYVERVFEPEIAERFGLYENEIVVLIHSGSRGFGHQVCTDYLRDMDPAMRRYKLEVPDRQLACVPANSPEGHAYLGAMRASANFAWANRQGITHFTREAFKRIFGQKEHLRVVYDVCHNIAKLERHTVNGRDCRVLVHRKGATRAFPTGRPEIPAAYKDIGQPVLIPGSMGTASYVLVGAKGSLEETFGTTCHGAGRVMSRTAAKKSSYAANAKQRLEEQGVIVRSETRDGISEEIPEAYKDVDAVINVVHNAGLSRRVARLKPMGVIKG
- a CDS encoding HIRAN domain-containing protein encodes the protein MNDRTLFLAWQDKARTREWFPVGRLDVQKPRHLYRFRYLRGAERARREAGFEPLFDFPDLHKSYEASNLFPLFQNRVLTPGRKDFREYLRQLGLPEQADPIEILSVAGGYRATDSFEVFPRIERRQDGAFCCRFFLHGWRHVSDDAQRRLRMLKPGDKLYVAIELTNPVTQLAVQIQTADDYYMIGWAPRYLVHDLVSAIAKAPAEYKATVVRVNPLPAPSKQRLLVELSGHWPGYEPMTTEDFKPLAN